GCGGCGCATAACTAAAAGTAAATCGCGATGGATGATGGCAAGTAAGGCTCTCATAGCTCTAATACCTGCATATTTGGAATATTGATCTCCTGATGACTTGTCAATACAGTAAGACCGCCAGCAGTAATATGCTCAATAATTAAGTTCTGCAACTCATGAACTGCTTGGGCGTCCAGGGCATTAAAAGGTTCATCCAAAATCCATAGCTTAGCCTGACGCGTTAACATGCGCGCCATCAGTACACGTCGCTTTTGTCCGGCAGATAAATAATGAACGGGTAAATTCTCACGCCCGCGTAACCCAAAACGCCACAAAGCAGCCAGTGCTTTTTCTTGCGAAAGAGAGACATCATCTAGTGCCGCATACATCTGCATATTTTCTAAAGCAGTGAGATCTTCTTTCAAGGCATCTCTGTGGCCCAAAAATAAGAGTTGACGATGATAAGCAATAGGATCAACTGCAATGGATTGACCACTCCAAAGTACCTCGCCAGATTCTGGTTTTGATAAGCCAGTTAAGAGGCGCAAGAGACTGGTTTTACCAACCCCATTCTCACCACGTACGTGCAAACAATCTCCAGAAGCAATGCGCAAATTCAGGCCCACAAATAATTCTCTTTCGCCGCGGACACAGCAAAGCCCACGGGCTTCAAGCACCAAGGGAGATTTACTAGAGGAAGTGGAAATATTGGCTGTCATGTAAGGCTGTGGCTTGAATCAAACCACCGCATGCATTGTCCAAGAGCCCATCAGGGCTGTCAAACAAGCAAAAATGGATTTTA
Above is a genomic segment from Polynucleobacter sp. MG-5-Ahmo-C2 containing:
- the ccmA gene encoding cytochrome c biogenesis heme-transporting ATPase CcmA; the protein is MTANISTSSSKSPLVLEARGLCCVRGERELFVGLNLRIASGDCLHVRGENGVGKTSLLRLLTGLSKPESGEVLWSGQSIAVDPIAYHRQLLFLGHRDALKEDLTALENMQMYAALDDVSLSQEKALAALWRFGLRGRENLPVHYLSAGQKRRVLMARMLTRQAKLWILDEPFNALDAQAVHELQNLIIEHITAGGLTVLTSHQEINIPNMQVLEL